The Patescibacteria group bacterium genomic sequence CTCTTTCTTTTTTCGCTCCGGGTAGATCATAATGCATAGGAATCACTAAACGCGGTTCAATTTGGCTTATGAGTTCGGGGATTTTGTCGCAAGATAAGGCATGTTTACTACCCGCAGAAACAAAAAGAATATCCACATCGCCCAAGGCGTCAACCATTTCCTCGGAGAGAAGATGCCCTAAATCGCCAAGGTGCACCAAAACCATACCTTCCACAACATAGCGGTAGATAATATTACCGCCGCGCTCTTTACCCTCTTTACCATCGTGAAAGGCGGGAAAACCTACAATGTAGACATCTTTCACCTCATACTCACCCGGGCTATCAATAATAAAAGGCTCGCCGATAATCCCTGAAACATAATTATGGTCATGATGGTTATGGCTCACAGTCACAATATCAGCCTTGCTTTTTATACCCCTTAAACCCGTTTCAGGACCAAAAGGATCGGTAAGCAGAACCAGGTCTTTGATTTGAATTTTGAAACAAGAAAATCCAAGCCAGGAGATAATCATATTTCTTTCGGTAATTAGTAATTAGTAATCAGTAATTGGTAATCAGTAATCAGGGAATTATTGGCCCGAAGGGCCAAAAAAATTACCAATTACTAATTACGGATTACTAGTTTATTTTAACATAAGGTATTTGGTTTGACAACAATCATCTTTACAGATATAATGGGCAATAGAACAAGAACTTAAGAGGTAGTGTCCACTTTACCTATCATTTTTTATGAAAAAAATCGAGGATAAAAAACCCGAAAAAACTGAATTAAAATCACCAAGGAAAAATTCTTTAGGCGCTTTTTTAGCGAAAAAAGAGAAGAATAAAGAAGACTCAACAATGCACAAATTACTCAAAGAGAAAACGAACCTCTTTAAGATACCTCAAGTGGGAGAAATCATTAAAGGTAAAGTGATGCGCCAAGCAAAGAATGAGATAGAAGTAGACGTGGAAGGTATTGGCGTGGGCGTTATTCGCGGTCCCGAACTTTATCAAAATCCTGATCAGGAAATGAAAATCGGGGACCAAATCGTCGCTACTATTCTGGAGGTGGAAAATGAGGACGGCAGAATGGAGCTCTCTTCAAAAAGAGCCTACCGCGACGCCGCTTGGGAGGAGATTAATAAAATTATTGAAAACCACGAAACCATTGAGGTCAGAATCACCCAGGCGAATAAAGGCGGACTCTTAACCCAAGTGAAGGGGATCGCGGCCTTCCTGCCAGTTTCCCAACTGCATCATGAACACTACCCGAGGGTGGAAGACGCGGATCGCAATAAAATACTCACTAAATTGAACAAACTCGTAAATCAAACCTTGAAGGTTAAAATTATTGATGCCAACGCGGAGGAAGATCGTCTGATCATCTCGGAAAAACAAGCTACCTCCGAGGAGCAGAGGGATATTTTGGACAAACTCAAAGCCGGCGATGTCGTAGAGGGGGAAATTACGGGCGTGGTTAATTTCGGCGCCTTTATGCGTTTTAATGATCTAGAAGGATTGATCCATATTTCGGAATTAGCCTGGCAACGGATTGAGAATCCCGAAGACATTGTTAAAGTCGGAGACAAGGTCAAAGCTAAAATCATCAGCATTGACGCTAATCGCATCTCTCTTTCCTTAAAATCCCTGCAAAAAGATCCTTGGGAGAAAAAAATTAAAAAATATAAAGTCGGCAATACCGTAGAGGGAGAAATCACCAAATTGTCTCCTTTCGGCGCCTTTGTGCAACTGGATGAGGATATTCATGGTCTCGCGCACATCTCCGAAATTACAGACGATCCATCGCAGCTGGAGAATATGGTCAAGATAGGGGAAAAAAGAAAATTTAAAATTCTTTCCATTGAACCTCAAGAACACCGCTTGGGTTTATCCATGAAGGCTTTGACCGAAGAAAAATCCCCAAAGGAAACTAAAACTCCCAAAGCAGCAAAGAAAAAAATGGCTAAAAAAAAGAAGGCGCCCGCTAAAGCTAAAAAATAATTTTCGTAATATTTTTTTCTCTTTTCAGCTATTTCCGAGCAAGACAAAAAGCTCGGATTTATAATATCAACATCTTGTAACTTATAACGTGTAACTTATAACTCAAGAAAATGCTAATACCTTGCGTTACAAGTTTCAAGTTACAAGTTATAAAATAATGATTATACTCAATAAAGTTCAAGAAGCAATTGAAAACCACAGACTAATCAAAGACGGTGGAACGATTATCGTCGCTTGCTCTGGCGGTCCGGATTCGGTTTGCCTGACTCACATCTTGTGGCAATTACAAAAAAAGTTGGGATTCAAAATCATTCTGGCGCATTTAAACCACAACTTACGGGGGAAAGAAAGCGATAGCGATAGCTGTTTTGTCCAAAAATTAGCAAAAGAACTAAACCTGCCCTTGGAAAATAAAAAGTTGCGGAGAAAGCCAAAAAACGAAGCAACCGCAAGAGAAGCCCGCTATACTTTCCTCGAACAAGTAAGAAAAAAACACGAGGGGCAGAGCATCGCGGCAGCGCACACGGCTGACGACCAAGCAGAAACTATTCTTTTGAACCTCTTGCGCGGAGCGGGGCTCGCCGGACTCGCGGGCATGCGGCATAAAAACAACTTCCTGATCCGTCCGCTTTTAGAATGCGGACGCGGAGAAATCCTCGGCTATCTTAAAGAAAACCGCCTTGCTTATCGCAACGACTCGTCAAATTTTGATTTAAAATATACCCGCAATAAAATCCGACACAAGCTCTTGCCTCTTCTGAAAAAAGAATACAATCCGCAAATTAGGAAAAATCTCCTCAAACTCGGAGAAGTGAGCCGCGCCGCAGAAGAGTATATTAGCGAGGAGGCTAAAAATTTTATCTGCCGCAATTCCAATCCTCTTCCCCTCAAATCTTGGCAAACCCTGCCTCCTATTTTAAAAACAGAAACCTTGAGGCAGATGATCGGCTCTGTCTTGGGTGGAGCCAAAGACATTTACGCCGTCCATCTAGAAGAGATGGTAAAAATGCTGGAAAGCCCCCGCGGCAATAAAAAAAAGAACCTGCCGCGTGGGTTGCAGATTCTCAAGAAAGATGGTAGAATCTTAGTGTTTAGGGGGGATAAATTTAATGATTGGCGAATTTAAAATCCCTTGTAATAACTTGTAGGACTTAACAGCATTTTCCGTTAAAACCCACTCATCCGGAATATTATGCAGACTACCCATAGGGTCGTGATCATGGCAGAGATCGGACTTTAGGTTTCCCACTCCTTCCCTCAAGTCGCATTCATTTCTTGCCGCTTTCGGATCATCTTGAATGTTCTCTAAACGGCTGATTTCTCTTTCCGCTTGAGCAATAAGCCCTCGCGCTTTTTTCATTGTAATCTTCACGGGTTGCCTCCTTTGAAAATACGGTTAGTATATAAAGAAAAGAGCCAATCTACACAATTTTATAACTTTAAAACCTGTGATGCGAATTATTAAACATAATAAATAACCCTATTTTTGTCAATAAAATATGAAAAAAATGAAAAACATTGTTAAAAATTTATTAATCGCCTTTGTGGTTTTTCTGTTTATCGCGGGCTTTTTCTCGCTCTACAATGCCCCAGGCTTTGAGCAACGCAAACAGGTCTCTTTAACCGCTTTAGCCCAAGAGATTAAAGATGACAAGGTAAAAATCATTGAGATTCAAGAAGACCAATTAAATATTGAGCTTAGGGACAATACCAAACAGGAAAGCCAAAAAGAAGTAGGGGTGTCTTTATTCGATTCTTTAAACGGCTTTGACGTGCCTAAAGACAAAATTGACCAAGTGGAAATTAATGTCAAGGATCTATCCGGCACTAAATTCTGGCTTAATACGGTTTTACCTTTTTTACTGCCTATTCTTTTGATCGGCGGCTTTATCTGGTTTATGTTCCGAGGAGTGCAGCGCGGCAACCGCAACGCGCTCTCCTTTGGTGAAGCCCGCGTCCGCGAGCAAAAACCCGAAGACCCTAAAAAGCGAAAAACCACCTTCGATGATGTGGCAGGCTGCCACGAAGCCAAGGAGGAATTAAAAGAAGTGGTGGATTTTTTGAAAAATCCACGCAAGTACCTCGCAATGGGAGCGCGCATTCCTAAAGGCGCAATGCTCATCGGTCCGCCAGGGACAGGTAAAACCCTTCTTGCCCGAGCCGTGGCAGGGGAGGCGAACGTGCCTTTTTTCCATATGTCTGGCTCGGAATTTGTGGAGATGTTCGTTGGCGTCGGCGCGAGCCGCGTCCGCGACCTTTTCGCAAAGGCAAAAAAGGCGGCGCCAGCGATTGTTTTCGTAGACGAAATTGACGCCGTGGGACGCCAACGCGGCGCTGGCCTCGGAGGCTCACACGACGAGCGTGAACAGACTTTAAATCAAATCTTGGTGGAGATGGATGGTTTTGAGCAAGACACTAACGTGATTGTCGTTGCCGCCACCAATAGACCAGATGTTTTAGATCCAGCGCTGCTTAGACCCGGACGTTTCGACCGCCGTATTGTTTTAGATCTGCCGGATATAAACGACCGCATTGCGATTTTAAAAGTGCACATTAAAGGCAAACCTCTGACGGCTAATGTTGATTTGCGCGAAGTTGCCGAGCGCACGCCGGGTTTTTCCGGCGCGGATTTGGCAAATATGGTAAACGAAGGGGCGATTGCCGCCGCCCGCCACAATCAAAAAGAGGTGAAGCAAAAGGACTTTTTGGAGGCGATTGAAAAAGTGCTTTTGGGCCCAGAGCGCAAAAGTCATGTCTTAAATAAAAGGGAAAAACGGATCACAGCCTATCACGAGGCAGGGCACGCGCTGGTTACCCATATCCTGCCCCATGCTGACCCGGTGCATAAAATTTCCATCATCTCCCGCGGTCTTGCCGCGGGCTACACCCTGAAGCTCCCTTCCGAGGATCGCAAACTGCACTCCAAATCCGAGTTTTTAGACGAACTCTCTGTACTCCTCGCGGGTCAAATCGCGGAAAAAGAAATATTTAATGAATTAACCACGGGCGCGGCTAACGATCTGCGCGAGGCAACGCGGCTTGCTAGAAGCCTCGTTATGGAATACGGGATGAGCGACCTTGGACCGATGACCTTTGGCGAGCGCGAGGAACTTATTTTCCTTGGCCGCACTATTTCCGAAAACCGCGACTATGGCGAGGCTGTCGCCAGCCAAATTGACGCGGAAGTGAAAAAATTTATCCAAAACGCGTCCCAATCCGCCACAAAGGTTATTCAAAATCAGAAAGAAAAATTAGAACTTATCGCCCAAACCCTGATTAAAAAAGAAACAATTGAAAGAGCGGAGTTTGAAAAGTTAATGAAAGGAGAGCCAAAAACAGAGCCTAAAACGCAAAAGAAGGAAAGGAAAATGCAGGAAAACGAGAAGGTTGAAAAGATAGAAGCGCTATAGAGAATTTCTAATTTTCAATTTCTAATTTCTATTAAATTTTTAATAGGTTAATTTTCAAATACTTGTTTTAAAAGGAAGTTTAAAAATTAAAACATTAGAAATTTAATGAAAATTTGTGCTTGAAAATTGAAAATTAAAAAAAGGGTCCGTAGCTCAGTGGTAGAGCGCCCGGCTCATAACCGGTTGGTCATAGGTTCGATCCCTATCGGACCCACAATAAAAAGTGAAAAGTTAAAAGTTACAATTAAAAATTAAAGGTTCAAAATTTAAAATTGTAATTTTTAATTTTTCATTTTACATTTTTAATTTATTCCGGGCCCATGGCTCAGTTGGTAGAGCGCCTCCATGGCATGGAGGAGGTCACCGGTCCGAATCCGGTTGGGTCCACTCGAATTTTGAAACTTATACAACATAAAACGCGGAACATAAAAAATTTCCCAAGAAGGGAAATTTTTGGTATAGAATCAAAATCAAATCAAAATTGACCCCGTTAGAAACATACCCCGCAGCTTGGCTAGCGGTTAACGTAGAAATATAGATAACTCGTGCGGTTGGGTTTCATGCCCCGCGCGAGTTTCTAACGGGGTTGACAAAAAATTTTTGTAATGTTATATAGATATGTCTTGCTAAACTCAAAACAATTGTTCATTCATTAAAGGAGGGAAAAGATGCCTAACAAGATAGGAAGGAAAAATTCCAGACCGAGGCATATGGAGGTATTAGAGATTCCGATTGATCCTAGAACTGGAAAAAAGGCGGATTGGGTGGGAATTAACCGAGGCAAACAGGTGATAGGATTTTTTATTACTGTTGAACAAGAAAGCATAACGCCCGGGGCAAGAACCAACAGGGGCTGGAAATATTACCCTATCCCAGAGGAGGCATATTATGTTCTCTTTAATGTGACACCTGACGACCATCCAAAGATGAGAGACAATATAATCAAAATCGCGGAATTCCGCGATCAAAATAAGCAAAAGATGGAAACTTCTCGCGTGGAATCAAAATAAACGCGAGTTTTTTTAAATAAAAAACCTGCAGTTTTTAGCTACAGGTTGTTTTTTTGTACCAAAGTAATTTTTGAAAAAAAATCCTTGTATGCTGGCGCCACTCCGATATGGAAGGTCATACTCCTTAATGATTCCATAGTGGCGTCTAAAGCGCCAGCCCACTCAAGGTCGTCTAAAATGAATTTGAGACATTCCCTTTCGTGAGAGGAAATATTTTTATAAGAAATATCAAACGCCATTCCAGAGCAGTGCGTGGGCAGTTCTATTCTGGCATTAACATTGGAGCGAGAAAGAATCTTCTGGTATGCCAGCGTGCGCACCAAGGAAGTGATTTCCAAGGGTGTAAATTTCCCTCCAGATGCTTCAACAAGGCGCCGCGTTTCATAAGCGATATATATAATCGCCCCTGCAGCTTCTTTTGAAATCTGCTCGTATAATTTCCGATTGTTCGGGTCTTTCTTGCCAACATCATTCCGGACAAGAAATCCAAAGTAATCAGGATTATTCGGTAATTGGACGAGCCCAGCATCTTGCAGGTCTTGGGGTATTTTATATTTTAGATCATCCTTTTTGACCCAAAGCCACAACCTGCTTGGAACCCTATCCCTCCCTTTGATAGGACTTTGATAGTTTTTCCAGAGTTCCCTGAAAGCTCCCGGACTTTGACGATATAATGTGAGCAATTCTTCTGCCCTTTTGATACGAAACCAATAAGTAGGCGAAGAATCGCGAGCTAGATGCTTTTTGACCCCTAAATACAGTGGTCGGTTATACGCCGGACTGCACTTAAAGAATATCTCTGACATAGTAATAGGTCCAGAGATTCCGGAAGATCCTTTGGCAAGGTTTATAAGTTCATTAGTCCCGCCTTCGCCGCAATGATAAGCGGCTATGGCTAAATCACGACCACCGAACTTTCCTTCTAATCTTTGAAGATATTGAGCCGCTGCAGGAATGGCTAATTCAGGAACCATCCTATCATCCCTTATAATTGTTTGATAAGGAATTCTTTGCCGTTTGGTTATATATCTTATTTTCTTCCCCTTTTTTGTCCTGACCTTGACGGCAATCCTTTTGGAAACAATTTTATATCTGGTACCTCTTTCTATCTTCAGACCCATTTGTTTTGCCGTGCCTTCAGCAATCTGCATCGGACCTTTAGGACCAGTGGGGCTTTGAACCGCAAGACCCCAGCTTTCTAAGAAGCAAATAGCCTCTAGGGTCTTTTTGGGGAAACTGCTGACTCGTTCAGCTTTTCTAAAGGCGCTTTGAAGCTTTTTTGAGCTTACCACACGCTTAGCCCCTTCTAGGGATTCAGGGTGGCGCAAAATGACAAAGGTTTGGCTTTCAATCATTTGCCTTGTCCTTTGACCTAAAATTTCATTAGTCATATTTGCCCTCGAAATTCCGATCCCGTCAATCTGTTCCGGCGGCACGAAATATCTTGGTTTTTTCTCCTCTTGGCAACTAATTAACAATGAACAAAGAAAAATCACAACAATAAAAGTAAATCTCTTCATAGCGTCCGTCCTCCCTTATCTATTACGATCTATATCTATAAAACATTCAAAACAATTTTTCAGTGATTGAAAAATGATTATGGCACATTTATTGAAAAAATGCAAGGAAAAGTACATCGTCATTGCGAGGGATCCGCCCAGGGTGGATTTTATAATTCAAGATATATTAAAAAGCAGAGAAACAAGATTCTCTGCTTGAAGTTTTGGATTAAGTAAAGTGCTTCTGCACTCTGCTTAATACCTCTTGGTATAAACATTGCGGGATAGACTTGCCATCCTTGGGCGGACAATGGCAGTTGAACATCCCGTGACGGGCATAATTTTCACTTCTGTGCCAGATATCCGCTAAAGATTCTTTGCGGACATCCTCACTGAATACAGTTACGTCATCGCCAGGGCAGCGCAGAACAATCCCACGCGAAGTGATATACATTCCGCAGGCAACCTGGTTGCAGGGGTGACCGCCAGCGTAAGCGGAAACCCCATTCTCTGAAAGTTCTTTAAGCGTATTTACACCCTTTTCAATATTATAAATATTGATCCGGGTATACAGTGCGATGAGCTCTTCTTCCCGCGGCGTAAGGTCTTTCCACGATTCCCGCGCTCTACCCGCGCACATAGAAACAGTAGTTACGGGGTAGATATTGCGCTCCCGAGCAAAGACATAAATGTCATAAATTTCGTGAATATTCTGCTTAGTGATTGGAACAATGGCAAGGCACAGCCTTGTTGGCTGACCCTGATTAAATCCGGCTTCTGCTAGAAGTTCTAGAGCGCGGTTGCGCTTTTCAGTATAACCTTGAACGCCGACCATTTCATCTTGCAAAGCTGGATCAAAGGAATTAAAGCCGACATTAAGACTCACACCCAGATCCTTGATGACACTGACCAACTCCCGAGCAGAAAGATTGAAATATTTATTGGCTAGCGCGTCATCGCCTAAGACATGGGCTTTCGTAAAAATATTGACCTTAATGCCTAAACTTTTTAATTGTTCCAAAAAAATTAGAAAATACTTATCCTCAAAAGGCTCGCCGGCACCTAAAATCTTAATGCTTTCTAAACCAAGTTCTTGGGCCTGACTATTAATCAAATATAATATCTCTATAGGCAGTAAACAAGGATTTGAACTACGGTTTACAGCGCCATTGCGCCGGAAACAATGAGGACAATTTAAGGAACAATACTCGCCGAAATCAAGATCCAGAGTGAGTAATTTGCCGGTATTTTGCGCAAGATATTCTTTACTAAAACTCCAGCCATCCACATCATTAACAAAGTTATTTGGCACCTGCTCTTTGCCGGGGCAAATAGGATTGATTTGATGGGGAAAAATGGACCTGCGTTTAGAGAAATCATTTTGCGTAAGGGCTGAACTTATCGCAATAATTATTTGCTTGGTGTTATCCTTATTTTTGCGCGGAATATCGGGTAAATTAACGCCTTCTTGCTCACTCTCATAGCGATCAGAAAGATTAGTAGCCCTGTTCCGATCAAGCCAAGTAAAACCGTCAGGAATCGCACCTTTGCAGGTCAAGATAAAATTCTTGTCATCCACTTTGGTCAGTTCAACTTCAATATTGGTTTCATAACCTTTTTCACTTAGGACGTGTAAAATCGTGGGTCCGGTTTGGAAACCATAACCATAAATCAAAAACTGAACAGCAGAAGTGTTATAGCCGGCAAAAAGCGGCATTACCAGATTGATTGTTAAACACACGATAGCCGCCAAAATAAACCAAAAATTTCTTTTCATTTTCAATTACCTCCTTAAAAAACATGCAGAATTTCAACAAGAGAAGTTTTGAAGGGGAGAGGATAAAATGGCGGTCTTTTATCCTCTCCTTGAGATTATGCTGTCTGTAGCACCTTTGCCTCTATATTTTTATAGAAATTTTGAGGCAAAGAGAAACCATCACGGGCAACACAATGATAATTGTATCGCTTGCCGTACTTGGCTCGCTGATAGTTGGAAGATTTCATCCAAACATCCCGTAAGGATGTTTCTTGACGAATATCACGAGTGAAGATAGTGCTCTGATCCACTCTACCGGGACAGAGATTGACCTGTCCAGATAGATTCAGGAAGAATCCGGCGGCGGTTTGATTACAAACATGGCATCCAGGATATAAGGACACCCCATCTTCCACAAAAGTTTCCTTGGAGATAAGATTTTTTTGGACTGCCCAGATGTAAATCTTGGCCCACAGATCTTCAAGTTCCGAAATATACTCTTTATGCTTTTTCTCGAGTTCCAACTCGTCTAGCCCTTTACCACTGATAGTTGTTGGACAGGTCAACATATAAATATTTCTCGGTCTTGCCCATGAATACAGATCGAAAATTTCATCTACATTCTCTGGTTTTACTGGCGCGGCGATCATCGCTAAACGAGTCGCTTCGCCTTCGTAGTATTCATTAAATCCAGCTTTAACTAGATTTAATAACGCCTGATCTCTAAAATCCACATAATTTTTCAGCAATGCAGACGATTTATACTTATCTACACCTGTGAAACTTTCTTGCATCTCACGATTAAAAGAATTAAAGCCAAGTAAAATGCTAACTTTCAATTCTTTAATTCGTTGCGTTAACTCCAATCCGGAATAAATTCCACGATGGCTATTATACTTTCTGGCTAACTCATCGCAACCTAATACATGTCCTTTGCTAAAAACTGCTACTCCAACATCTAATTTGGTCATTTCTTCCAGAAATTCAAGAAATCTTGAATTCTGGAATGGTTCGCCCCTGCCCAAGATCTTGATTTGCTTTAAACCAAGCGTTTTCGCTTCTTGAACATAGCCCACTATTTCCTCGTGGGTGAGAGGGTTATTGGCGAGGTCAAAACGCTTGTCCCTGCGAAAACAATGCGGACAGGCAAGTCCGCAAGTATTGCCAATATCAAGGTCCATAGTTAATAATCGCGCTGTCCCGTCTGGAAGGGTAGAATGTAATTCCTCTTTACTAATATTGCCCCACCATTTGACGTTATTCTTATAACCTTCAGGGAATTGGCCGGGGAACATTACAGGAATTTTGGCAGTGAGCAGATCCAAAGACGAATCGCGTCTTTGAATTATGGCTAACACATAAAGCATTGTTGGCTCTGCCTTCATTGCTGCGACCTTTTTGACAGAGACCTGAACATGCGGCTTGGACTCAACTGGGATTTCTAGCCAACCAGCGCCTTCGCCTTTAAACGAAAACTTGCCAGAATTCTTACCATCTATTGAAATAATTTCTCCGTAATTGACACTAACTTCATTACTTGTTCCGTCCAGCGTTAAAAACGACAGACAACCCTCTCCGGTTGTATCAATGCCTTTTACTGCCAGCGAGTGGCTAATATCCAAAGACACATTCATCGCCACGAGCATAACCGACACGAGAATAATTAATATTCTTTTCATTTTCAATTACCTCCTCATTTAAACTGGGTTACAACCTCATCTACATTGTCTTTGACTCGCTCGCAAATCTGCTTTTTGATTTCCGCAATGGTATCGGGATCCAAGCCCAGCTCTTTTGCTTTTTCCTTTAATTCATTAAGCAGGAAATATATTTCCATAAGGGCGTAGCCAAATCCCATGCTGTAATTATTCCGAGCCACGCCATCGCAGATAGTCTTCATATAATTTGGCACATTTTCTTCCATCCTTCTATCCTCCTATTTCCTCTTTTAAGGGTGAGCGTTAAACATTTATTTGACAAAGTTCATTTTTTGTTTTGTTATGACATTATAGCATATCTAAATATAATTGTCAATAGTTTTGGTCAAATTGACTTAATTATTTGTCTTTAAAATGGAGATAAAAATGATAATTAAATATTTTGTTGAAAGGTCTTGACACAAAAATAGGGGGAGTATATAATAAAAACAAGGGTAAACCCCCTTAATCCCCCTTATCAGGGGGAAAATTAATTTCCCTCCCTGATAATGGAGGGTTGGGTTAATTCTTCCCCAGAATAAAAAATACTCATAACAACAAACATCTATGCCTAAAATTGACTCAAGTTTACAAGCCGCTCTATCTGACCTTGGTTTTAGCGACAAGGAAACCAAGGTGTATTTAGCTTTGCTTGAAATAGGAAGAGGAACCGTGAGCGCGATTGCCCGCACTGCGAGTATTAACCGCACCACGGGATATAATATCTTGGATGTTCTAGTGAGCAAGGGTTTAGCGCGCATTTCCGGCAAAGAGCCGAAAGAGGAATATGTGGCGGAAGCGCCGAATGTGATTACCAAACTTTTGAAAGAAAAAATCGCCGCGTATGAAGCGCAACTAAAAAAAGCGGCAAAACTTGTGCCGCAACTAGCGACGATCCACAATATTGTTGACCGACCGAAGGTAAAATTTTATGAAGGGAAAGAAGGATTAATTGAAGTTTATGAAGATACTTTAACCTCCACCGAAGAAATCAGAGCTTATGCTACTTTGGATGATATGTATCAGGCCTTGCCTAATTATTTTCCCGACTATTTTAAGAGGCGAGCGAAAAAGAAGATTCCAATTAAAGCTATTATTCCTTTTACAAAAGTGGCTACCGAAAGAATGAAATACAACAAAGAAGAGATGAGAACTGCAGCTTTAATTCCTGAGAGACAATTTCGCTTTTCACCCGAGATCAACATCTATGACAATAAAGTAATGATCGCCTCTTGGCGGGAAAAACTGGGGATTATTATTGAGAG encodes the following:
- a CDS encoding radical SAM protein, with amino-acid sequence MKRILIILVSVMLVAMNVSLDISHSLAVKGIDTTGEGCLSFLTLDGTSNEVSVNYGEIISIDGKNSGKFSFKGEGAGWLEIPVESKPHVQVSVKKVAAMKAEPTMLYVLAIIQRRDSSLDLLTAKIPVMFPGQFPEGYKNNVKWWGNISKEELHSTLPDGTARLLTMDLDIGNTCGLACPHCFRRDKRFDLANNPLTHEEIVGYVQEAKTLGLKQIKILGRGEPFQNSRFLEFLEEMTKLDVGVAVFSKGHVLGCDELARKYNSHRGIYSGLELTQRIKELKVSILLGFNSFNREMQESFTGVDKYKSSALLKNYVDFRDQALLNLVKAGFNEYYEGEATRLAMIAAPVKPENVDEIFDLYSWARPRNIYMLTCPTTISGKGLDELELEKKHKEYISELEDLWAKIYIWAVQKNLISKETFVEDGVSLYPGCHVCNQTAAGFFLNLSGQVNLCPGRVDQSTIFTRDIRQETSLRDVWMKSSNYQRAKYGKRYNYHCVARDGFSLPQNFYKNIEAKVLQTA
- a CDS encoding helix-turn-helix domain-containing protein, whose amino-acid sequence is MPKIDSSLQAALSDLGFSDKETKVYLALLEIGRGTVSAIARTASINRTTGYNILDVLVSKGLARISGKEPKEEYVAEAPNVITKLLKEKIAAYEAQLKKAAKLVPQLATIHNIVDRPKVKFYEGKEGLIEVYEDTLTSTEEIRAYATLDDMYQALPNYFPDYFKRRAKKKIPIKAIIPFTKVATERMKYNKEEMRTAALIPERQFRFSPEINIYDNKVMIASWREKLGIIIESAEIADAMKKIYELAWAEAKRLDRETRESPPIGLRKD